DNA sequence from the Coturnix japonica isolate 7356 chromosome 3, Coturnix japonica 2.1, whole genome shotgun sequence genome:
CCATTAAGTTCCTAAGTTGAATCATCTATATATTACACTTAGCTCATTTTTCAGTGCATCTGCAGGAAACTGAACTAACATCATTGATCCCAGTCTAACACTTGTCTTGGTATGGGATAGGAGATCCCTAAGCAACCTCTGTTATGCTCTAGAGGAGCAACTTGACGTCGGTAATAAAGCCAGATGCAGTTCTTCATGGAATTTCACTTCAGATCTCAACTCTGAATgtttacttaaataaataaagattaaatGGTTTTGGACTGGTGTGAAAGTATCCTTTTGGCAACTGAATTTGTGAATCATAGAAGACTGCCTGAGAGAACTGTGCTTTATAAGAATGGGCAGTAATACACAGAGGAAAGCTCTAAGCTCACTTGCATGCCGATGCTCAGCAGGTTACAGCAGTCATAGCTATGATTAAGCTGTATAACGGTTAAATTGCCTTTAAACAGGCAACTTAAttatgcttttctcttccaaatgCTGCGCTGGATCTTGGCAGTTGTTAGGTGTAGTGATTAATGGCAATTGGGTATAAAATGAACAAGTAATTGTTCTATTTGACTTAAGATAGTTACTACAGTGCAGAATTTACTTCAGTTACTTATTCTCTTATCCTGCTCGAGCCCTCCATGCCTGTTTACCAGTGATTCTTCCACGAGTGATTTTAGTTTAGAGGCTGTGAATCCTCAACTGAGCAGGCAGAGAGCACCGTAAGTGTAAAGCTGTTTACTCATCACCACACTTCTAGAAGGGTCGTTTCCTGGAATAGCACAAACCATCCTGTCACTACAGCACAGCTTGGCTGATTGGAATGAAAACTATATGATATAGTGTGTAAAGTCTTCCTGCCATAGTTAACAGTTCTGCAGAtgctacagcagcacagatggcGATACAGATGAACACTGGACCAGCTTACCCACAtactgcatcactgctgtgtgctgtatCTTGTTTAATTATGTAGCCCTGCCCAGGTAAGTACATCAACTTCCTGCTAAGATCATTTAAACCAGTTATTGAAAGACCTGCTAATAGCGGTGCATAGCGTGCACCACTACAGCAATAATCAAAGATTAAGAATTAATAAGTTCACTCAGGATTTGCATATGGTGCGGTAGCAAAGCCAGCCATAACTACTTATCTGGaatgaaacatcattttaattaaGAGACCATGGTTACATTTGGGTTAGTTTTAGATAAAAGCTGTTTGAAAGAATGTGCAAGTCATAAAAAGGCTATTACTGGAAATgtactggagaaaaaaaagtttattcttAGTTCTCAGCCCATTAAGCTTCAAGCACACTTCAAAGGGGAGATTATGTACACACTGACTCCAGTTGGAAGGGCTTTGACATTTTATATGAACACTAATATAGTGAGACTGTCATAGTTGGTAAAATACAAAAGTGATTTATAAGAAATCTTAGAAGCTAACCAAGAATCCTTTGTTCCAATTCACTCAAGTGTGGCTGTGTAAGACTTGCATAAATCCCATCTGTTGAATGGGAGGCAACACATACTTGAACACAAACTCCTGTAGCCAGTCTTCTCTTTCCTGTTAGTGCACTGGAAGTAATCGGGCTGAATGTTGCCAAGGATATGACTACTGCTAAGCAAGCCAGAGCGTTGTTCAGATTTTCTCCAGATGACAGTAGTGTGTGTGCTAGTCAAAAATCCAGATTAAACTGAAAAGAACCTCTTCATATATTTCACTTTCCCAGCTGTGCAATTGTAAAACTCATTAAGACAGTTCCCATAATTGTATAAACAGGGTTTATTGTACATgtggagctgaaggagaaaagaggaggaatatatatatattatatatatatatatttatatatatgtacagtgagctgttttcattaataaattTATTCTGCCTTGCTTAATACTGGAAAGAGGGAATGTGTCTGGCACCGAAAGGAattgaaaactgaaggaatttaAAAGCTTAACTTTGGAAATTATAAAAACCATGGTCTTAatggaaggaaattaaaacatatatacatGGCAACTCAAGTGGTTTATACACTGAGTGACACGGTTGCGTTCATCTTTTAAACCAATTTATGAATTTTCTATTAATAGAACTGGcattaaaactatttaaaagctagaatataaataaaactcGGAGGGACTGCCCAAGGAGCAGCCCAACAAAGCAACTCACAGTAACTCAGTAGACATCATCATCGATAAAACAATTCCCCTTGAGTGTCAGGGAAATAGGCACTAACTGGGAAATAGTCCAAGTCTGGTGTTGCAGTTTCACTGAAGTCCATCTCTTGTTACTGCTGTGCCATACGCGATGCCTTTCTAAATGTACCCCCCAATTTCTCTGCAGTATGTAGAAACTGTTACGTTGTCTTCCGGAAACCCTTTAAAATAGGATAGATGTTTTCAAATGCTTCATAGATTTCTGCTCGAACTTTAGCACCtgcaagaagagagaaaatgacttaattccctctctctcttcagAACCAAACAGTTCTCTATTTCTGCATGtaattcttcctttaaataGACATTTCCTATAGAACACACATTATTAGAATAAACAGAAGGGTAATAAATGAAGGCCTGAGAGTTTGTTTCATTACCATCTTCATGCTTATGACATACTTGTAAATGAGATTTTCTAAGCATGTTTTCTCAGTACACTCAACTGCAAAGCGCAGCCCCATAGGATGTTTATGGAGAAAGGCCTCAACAGCAGTTTTATTCAACAGTGCAAATATCTGGGGAAACAAGGAAATGATGACTGAAGCAGAGGCCAGCAGAGGCCATAGTGCAGGTATATGTTCCTTCTTTCATCTGTGGATTCATTTATCAgtgaagggggaaaaggaagaaagagtaTAGGCAGAATCCCCAAGGTTAAGGAAGCCTCAGAGCATGGGTATCTCCCCTTCTTTGGCTGCTGCATCAAAGGGAAATGGCAGCAGCCTCCAACCAAGCTGTTACAACACACTGAGCTCAGTCACGCGCACCCAGTGAACAGAAGCAGACTTATGGATGTTGCTGGGAACGTTAGATAGGCTCTTTTTGGGCACCCGCCATTCTTCATCAGGATTCAAGATGGTTGCTTATATGGTTTAACCAAATACATGTGGTTTGCTCTGTGGGTTCTCATCCACAAAATACTGTGCTGTCTGTTCCTTTCCCAGTACTGTTGTTTCTGAAGAAGAGCAGCTAATAAATTGCATACTTGTGGGAGCACTGTTTCTAATGCAGTCTAAATCTAACctactggaagaaaatattgacTTACCAGTTAAAACCActtttccagaaacaaaaataagcagaacAATTCTTGGCTTGATCATTCTGTAGATTAAGCCAGGAAACAATTCTGGCTCATAGCTGTAAGAGAAGAGTCACAGTGTTTCAACGTGCCAACAGACAAATGTCCTTGCCCTTcatctgcagggctgcagaaatgGACAGTGCAGATGTAAACCATTTGGGATGAGTAGCAAAGAATCGCTGCCCAATATCTACCCATGAAAATAACATCAGTTACTCCAGAGGCAGAGCTAGGATAGGAACAAAGATGCTGCATCCTCTCTGGTGTAAGGGAACAATCTAAACAGATGCCGCTCTAAGCTAGTCACAACACAGCAAGAATGAAAGGTAGGCAAACCTTCATTTACCTGCTGAACTGCTGGTGTGTGAGTACCAATCCTTCTAATCTGATAGGAAACTTCACATCACAGCTGCCCACCATGTTCTGAATCTTAAAATCCAAAAATTTCGCAGGAAAACCCAGTTTCTGAACAACTCTTGCGTACTTCCTTGCTGCCAGTCTGGACTGTTCTTCgctgaagggagaaaaaaagagccaGCTTATTTCCCTTATTAAGCACTACTTCAAGCAAACAGCACCAAGCCACAAATATTTAACTGGGAAAGAAACATTGCGTGTGTTGCAGGAGAGTTGCAAAATGTTTACATCCAAAATGAACAACTACTACTGGTTTGCACACTCAGTTGTAGTACCAAGGTCCCGAACACTTTAACACTGCATTCACTGTTTATGAAGCAGAAAACTCTACTCTgtcccctacaaggacaggctgagagagctggggttcttaagcctggagaagactccaaggagacctcattgcagcctttcagtacctgaagggagcctacaggaaaaCTGGAAAGGGACTTTTTATATGGGtgtgtagtgacaggatgaggagaaatggctttgaaCTGGAAGAGTatagatttagactggatattaggaagaaattatttactgtgagggtggtgaaacactggaacaggttgcccagagaggctgtggatgctctctggatgctttgagcaacctgatctagagggaggtgtccctgcccatagcaagggaattggaactggatgatcttaaaggtcccttccaacccaaattaTTTCATGATTCCACGATCTCTGCTCATTAGGTTATTCCTTCTGGATTCCCAAAGGACTTCACAGCAGAATTTCTCTCCTGCCAGTTTTCAAGTCTGATGCCTCAGTGATCCCATTAAGAACAGATCAGACTACAGGTACCAGAGACTTGGAGCTCCTGACCCAcagtaaatgaaacaaacacCAAATTGTGCTTATCCTGCCACTGCCCCTATAGTTTAAACAGTTACAGTGCATAGCCATTTTATATGGGTATACATATACAACATGTATATAAACACCGTATAAAAGAAACTATATTTCTAAAGCATTgtgatttcaaaagaaaagatggcCTTAATTAGTTTGCTCCTACCAGCTGAGCTTACCTTTTTGCTCCTGTGCACACCATTTTTCCAGAGCTGAATATAAGTGCAGTAGTACGTGGTTCTCTTATTCTCataataacagcagcaaaacgCTGAAATGTGAGCATGGAAATTATTAGTGATACACAAATGTAACAAGTACATTAAAACCGAGTTTGCATAATCTAAGTAGCCATTGCAAAGAAATAATTAGATTCAAGTATATTTGCAGAACACTCTTCATTCAAGCAAGCTTTATTTAGTTTCAAATGCACTTAGAGTTGAACAGGAAGGATTTTTAGTACTGCACTCCTCTTTTACTAAGCTCATTTCTAACTACCACATACACGACACAAATACTACTAATGTTTGCAACACAATGACAGCAATGATCTTAACACCAAGTTTTCCTCCACGTCTTGAAATTCAATCTGTTCTAAGCAGGATGGAAGGTTATGCAAATACTTTATGGTCTACTTTGGTTTTGTACCTTAAACATTTGGGTAGCATTACAGTGTCATCAAACAGAACCACTGGGAAGTCAGAAGCCATATTCCATGTAAACTGAATTCACCTTAACTACTATGGTAGAATACAGTAGCCCAGTAAGCTctagctttttattttacatactgTAACATCTCTACCTGCATTTATAAACATTCTTAAGCTCTTTGAAGAAACAAATACTGCAAACTGATGTGGGTATCACACACAAAATCTCTGTGCTGTATTAAACTTGGACCAGTTCACTATGCAGTCTCATGTACTACTGTTCTGCTGACATAATGAAGGTAGTAGCATGGGTTACCCAAAAACACATTTGTCAAACTGTGGCTTAAATAACACAGCCAAGCAAGCTATTTGTTTCATAAAAGGATGCACTGACTAAAAGTCACGAGTGCGTTACATaacccttcttttctctctgctgtgaaAATCCAGCATTTCATATTGATCGTTCTAGCCTACAAGCTCTGCACAGCCACCTACCCCTAACATAACAGCCAGCATCGCACACTCAAATGTGAGCTGCATGAGCATCTTACTCACATGCAGTTGTTAACAGCATCGCTGTTATAACAGACAGCAACAGCCAGTACTGGGGGAATATCTGAAAGAACAGAGCTTAGAGGGGGAGCGAGGCCATAAAACCCCCCCTGTTCAATCCAGCTACTTACAGCAAAGCACACTCCAGAGATGTTCTGCCCACATACCTGTTACTGGATACATTCTAACACACTTCTCTTACCTTGGGATTATATTCAGCATTTCGGGCACGAAGCgcaattgtttttaaatcaagtttGCAACCGAGATTCACCGTGGACACAATATTCCTGAAAATAGttcagagaaatacattttaaaaagtaaattaaagaaTTCACGCATCTTATCCATCATAACATACTTactaatttcttttcatttgtttaaccAAGCAAGCTTAAGTGACATCTCTCCTACTGACAGGAAACTCCTCTTTTAGGGCAGTACTTCCTTTCAACCCTTCCAATTCCATTACAGATGTTATCTCACCAACAAAATTCTCTGCacacccctgctatgtgcagggtcgccaaccaccagaccaggctgcccagagccacatccagcctggccttgaatgcctccagggatggggcatctacaacctccatgggcaacctgttccagtgcatcaccaccctctgggtgaaaaacttcttcctaatacctaacctaaacctcccctgtctcagtttaaaaccattcccccttgtcctatcactatccacccttgtaaaa
Encoded proteins:
- the TBP gene encoding TATA-box-binding protein, with product MDQNNSLPPYAQGLASPQGAMTPGIPIFSPMMPYGTGLTPQPVQSTNSLSILEEQQRQQQQQQQAAQQSTSQQATQGTSGQTPQLFHSQTLTTAPLPGTTPLYPSPMTPMTPITPATPASESSGIVPQLQNIVSTVNLGCKLDLKTIALRARNAEYNPKRFAAVIMRIREPRTTALIFSSGKMVCTGAKSEEQSRLAARKYARVVQKLGFPAKFLDFKIQNMVGSCDVKFPIRLEGLVLTHQQFSSYEPELFPGLIYRMIKPRIVLLIFVSGKVVLTGAKVRAEIYEAFENIYPILKGFRKTT